The stretch of DNA TATTCTTACTAATTCATGACTATCTCCGGTATTGATGACTACCAGTTCTTTTATAATGTCGTTTTTTATTTTAATCAGTACGATAGACGTTTCGTTTTCATCATTGTTCCGTATCAGAGTTTCATAACCGTTAAAGAAGTTATTGTTCTTGAGCATGTTGTCAAGATTAGTTTTAATTTTATCGGAACATTCGTCCAGATTAATTACTTCGATCGAGTCTATACCTTTTAGTTCCGAAGCAAAAGGCTTTAACAGAGTCGTGACGAACTTGTTTATTTTTATATGCTCGGTATCGGCGGTTTTTGCATAATTCGAAAACAATTTGTCTATATTATTTCCGAGTGCCGGAAGAGATATCATTAATATGATAACGGGTAAAATCTTTGTTATTTTCATAATAGCTTATTTTAAAGAGTTAATTATTGACGCGCCGTTTTAGTCTTTATGAATAAGACGGATTATCGGCGGTTTTGTTACAAAAAATATACGAAAAAACGGGTATCTTGTGAAAAAATACCCGCTATCCATTTATCCTGAATAAGATATCCGATATAAAATTAAGATACTTTATTTTGTATATTACCTTCTAAATATGATTTTACGTTGGCACATGCGATATCCATCAGCCGTTTACGGGCTTCGAAAGTCGCCCAGGCTATATGAGGGGTGATATAACAATTCCGGGCTGAGAGCAGCGGATTATCGTTTCTTGGCGGTTCGGCTGAAAGTACATCCAGTCCTGCTGCATATAGACGTTTGCCGTTTAAGGCATCAGCAAGATCTTGTTCATTCACCAATGGCCCCCTGCCTGTGTTGATAAGAATAGAGGTCGGCTTCATTAAAGATAATGCGTTTTTATCTATCATATTCCTTGTTTCAGGAGTAAGAGGCGTGTGTAACGAAACGATATCGCTAGTTTTTAATAACTCTTCCCGGGAAACCGCTTTGATATAAGGTGGCAGGTCTTTTTGTTTTTTAGAAGTATTTGCTATCACGCGCATACCGAAAGCGTCGGCCAGTTTGGCGACAGACATTCCGATATGGCCAAGTCCTATAATGCCGAATGTCTTTCCGGCCAGTTCGGTAATAGGTGTGTCCCAAAAACAAAAATCTTTACATACACTCCATTTTCCCTCTCTTACTTTGCCGGAATGAAGTTCGACCTGATTGGTAATATTCAGTAAATGGGCAAATACCATCTGTACCACCGATTGAGTGCTGTAAGCAGGAATATTGGTAACAACTATATTTTGTTCCTTTGCGGCTTCGATATCTATAATATTATATCCGGTAGCCAGTACTCCTATATATCGCAATGAAGGTAATAATTTTAAAGTGTCAGCTTTTAAAGGCACTTTGTTTGTCAATATGATTTCTGCGTTTTTTGTCCGTTCAATAATTTCGGATTTATCGGTACGGTCATATAGGGTGCAATTACCCAAAGAAGTCAGATAATCCCAGGACAGATCCCCCGGATTGACGCTATAGCCGTCTAGAACCACTATTTTTTTCATAGTCGTATTTTTTAGTTATTACACAAAGATATGGTTTATTTGTGAATACGAAAAGAATAGGGGAGTGCAGAATGTTAATATAGGGCTGTTCTTGTTCGGCTTTTTCCATAGATAGGGATGTGTTGCCGTATAAGTCAATGTTCCTGAAAAAACGGAACAAGTGAAATCTTAAAGGTAAGCAATAGTATTTTAGAATTATGATTGTGATATGAAATCGGGCGGTAGTTTTTAATGAAAGCAGTCAACGCTAATGCAATAAAGATTTTAATTCTAAATGTTTTCCTGTGGTTTGAAAATGTTATAATATTTTTATTATAAATTTATTTTTTTCTTGTAAATAATAAATTTCTTTTATAATTTTACTTTTGTAAAGATTTAGTGTTGCAGGTGTTTTTATGTTTGTTTTATTCCCTTTGTTATTTTACCCTTAAAATTTATTATTATGAAAAAATTATTTGTTTTGTCATGTGCATTATTTTTATGTGTGCTAATGCCGCTGTCTGCCCAAATCAAAGTAAACCAATATGGAGCCACTTATGTAGGTTCATATGGTTCTAATCCCGATGCACAGAATTCGAATTATGATATTCCGGGATTATATGTATATGGAGCGAATGATTATCCTGCTATTTACTGTAAGCCCGGTTCGATAGGCCTTGGTATGAAAATTGATGGTAGTAAAAATATTAATGGTCCGCTTTTGTTTCTACAGGGAAATAATACGGCTAATATTACTTTGGTACAGGCATATGGTGTAGGCGGATTGTGTTTTAGTCTAACGGGGGAGGGCGTAGTATCTGCTAATAATTATATAACTTATACCCCTAAAAGCAATTTAAAAAATGGAGAAATGTTCAAGAAGATCGATTCTCCTTTGGAAAAACTGATGAAACTGAACGGTATCTTATACCAGTCTTCCGTATCGGAAACAAGTGGAGACGGCAAGCAGATGGTTCCGTCATCCAAGTACCGTATCGGTTTACGGAGCGAAGAAGTTCAGTCTGTGGTGCCTGAAGTGGTTTATACGACTCAGGAAGGTGAAACCGGAATAGCTTATAACGAACTGGTAGGATTGCTGATAGAAGCGATGAAAGAACAACAGGCGACTATATCGGAATTGCAGGCTGCTGTCAATGAGTTGAAATCTCCGTCAACGATAGAAAGCCAGGCAAGCGATAACGCCGCTTTGTTGCAGAACGTACCCAATCCTTTCGATAAAGAGACCCGCATCGGCTATACATTGCCCTCCACAGTTTCCAGTGCGCAATTACTGGTTTATGATTTGCAGGGCAACCAGCTGAAGAACATACCTGTTATCTTACGGGGAAAAGGCGAAGTAGTGATCCAAGCCAGCGAACTGAGCGCCGGGATGTATGTCTATACATTACTGGCCGACGGTAAAGAAGTGGCAACGAAAAGAATGATATTAACGAAATAAGGGAGTTGCCATGAAAAGAAACAAAATCAGAGATCTGTTTCTCCTGTCCGCTGTTCTGCTGTCCTTGCCATGTATGGCAGATTTACAGCATACGGTAACATTCGACCGAAACAAGCTGGTTCTTGGAGAACAAGCAGGAGGCGACGGTATGGTTTATACGACCATCCGTTATGAAGACTTTCGTTTAAATCAACAGGAAGGCCACCCGGAATTGCCGTTCTGTTCTGTCCATCTATTAGTTCCAGTCGAAAATGCAGAATTTACTGTAACCATAGATTCCTACGAGAGCGAAGAAGTGACATTGCCGCATCCGGTCTATCCGGCACAGACTTCGATATTAGCCGGTAGCCTGTCCGCCAATTATCCGTTCGTGACTCCCGATACCCGAGTTTATACTTCTGCACAGTACCCTTTATCGGTAAGTAATATAGAGCGAGACGGTTATTTCGACGGAGACAAACACATTGTAACGGTTTCTGTATGGCCTGTGGGATATATCCCCCAAGCGAATAAAGTGAAGTTTTATCGCAGTATCACGTTCACAATCCATTATGGAGCATCGAAACGGAGCGTGTCGAAAACCAATGCCATGCAACCTATCCACCGGGATTTGGAGTCGTCCGAATCATTGGAAATTCTTCAAAAGACCATAGCCAATAAAGATATGGTAGCTCCTTTACTGGCGAAGAGCCGCACTCGAAGTGTGTCTAAGGAGAGCCGTAGACGTGCCGGAACGATATATACCATACCCTGTTATGAATATTGTATCGTCACTTCCCGTCAGTTAGCTCCTGCATTCCGTCGCTTAGTAGGTTGGAAGCGGATGAAAGGTCTGGATGCGGGTGTTATTACGATGGAAGAAATCCTGAACGAACCGAATATCGTGGGTGATACTATTTCTGATATCAATGATAACGCAGGTAAACTGCGACAATACTTAATGGGAGCATATGCAAACGGAACAAAATATGTATTATTAGGTGGAAATATAACGGTAGTTCCCGCAAGATTTAGAACGGGAGATGGAAAGGATTATCAATATTGGTTAAGTAGCATTCCTACCGATTCATATTATGGAGACTTGAATAGTGACTGGGATAAGAATAGAAATTGGAAGTATGGTGAAATGACCGATGTGATAGACTTTTGGCCTGAATTGTATGTAGGAAGAATTTTATGTACGACAAATGCGGAAGTGGAACGGTATGTGAATAAACTGATCCGGTATGAGTTTAATCCTCAAGATGCAGATTTTTCTTATGTAAAAAATGCGTTTTATACTCAAAGTGACGAATTTCAATCCATATTTAGGCAGGCACAGGTTATTTCTACGGCATGGGGCGATACTATATTTTCCAAACAAACCATATTTGAAGAATTACCTACAGCAGCTGATCCTTCACCGACATTCCCCAGTGGAAAGCAAGTAATTG from Barnesiella propionica encodes:
- a CDS encoding DUF4252 domain-containing protein, producing MKITKILPVIILMISLPALGNNIDKLFSNYAKTADTEHIKINKFVTTLLKPFASELKGIDSIEVINLDECSDKIKTNLDNMLKNNNFFNGYETLIRNNDENETSIVLIKIKNDIIKELVVINTGDSHELVRIKGNLNKKQIRKLTDKNK
- a CDS encoding D-2-hydroxyacid dehydrogenase, encoding MKKIVVLDGYSVNPGDLSWDYLTSLGNCTLYDRTDKSEIIERTKNAEIILTNKVPLKADTLKLLPSLRYIGVLATGYNIIDIEAAKEQNIVVTNIPAYSTQSVVQMVFAHLLNITNQVELHSGKVREGKWSVCKDFCFWDTPITELAGKTFGIIGLGHIGMSVAKLADAFGMRVIANTSKKQKDLPPYIKAVSREELLKTSDIVSLHTPLTPETRNMIDKNALSLMKPTSILINTGRGPLVNEQDLADALNGKRLYAAGLDVLSAEPPRNDNPLLSARNCYITPHIAWATFEARKRLMDIACANVKSYLEGNIQNKVS
- a CDS encoding T9SS type A sorting domain-containing protein: MKKLFVLSCALFLCVLMPLSAQIKVNQYGATYVGSYGSNPDAQNSNYDIPGLYVYGANDYPAIYCKPGSIGLGMKIDGSKNINGPLLFLQGNNTANITLVQAYGVGGLCFSLTGEGVVSANNYITYTPKSNLKNGEMFKKIDSPLEKLMKLNGILYQSSVSETSGDGKQMVPSSKYRIGLRSEEVQSVVPEVVYTTQEGETGIAYNELVGLLIEAMKEQQATISELQAAVNELKSPSTIESQASDNAALLQNVPNPFDKETRIGYTLPSTVSSAQLLVYDLQGNQLKNIPVILRGKGEVVIQASELSAGMYVYTLLADGKEVATKRMILTK
- a CDS encoding C25 family cysteine peptidase, whose amino-acid sequence is MKRNKIRDLFLLSAVLLSLPCMADLQHTVTFDRNKLVLGEQAGGDGMVYTTIRYEDFRLNQQEGHPELPFCSVHLLVPVENAEFTVTIDSYESEEVTLPHPVYPAQTSILAGSLSANYPFVTPDTRVYTSAQYPLSVSNIERDGYFDGDKHIVTVSVWPVGYIPQANKVKFYRSITFTIHYGASKRSVSKTNAMQPIHRDLESSESLEILQKTIANKDMVAPLLAKSRTRSVSKESRRRAGTIYTIPCYEYCIVTSRQLAPAFRRLVGWKRMKGLDAGVITMEEILNEPNIVGDTISDINDNAGKLRQYLMGAYANGTKYVLLGGNITVVPARFRTGDGKDYQYWLSSIPTDSYYGDLNSDWDKNRNWKYGEMTDVIDFWPELYVGRILCTTNAEVERYVNKLIRYEFNPQDADFSYVKNAFYTQSDEFQSIFRQAQVISTAWGDTIFSKQTIFEELPTAADPSPTFPSGKQVIDEINKGYGWISLHGHGNPSRVTVSSSGYDGKPGSYLAAYEDYDTTEIGNSWENLKNINSPSIVYSNSCTNMPIDEFNVVENRTSVGKSFTTGGNYGGPAFLGHTRLSYIETGGDLYKEFIKIIREGDSRIGVAEAMSKGKYTKSDWYDRYECCSHNLLGCPEFNMWTDVPERIDSMYVESWPGFLKMRINGWNNCTFHLTGLFKNEGFFYHIKGSNSTYRFSGKSANCYTVMATRPNTFPYIPHLYIQNIDMTGENYIFGTSVSIGYFVDPLAGSKGTKGNVTVKSGADIIFEVSKDVLLDKGFEIEPGGAFEIKHRII